One segment of Alnus glutinosa chromosome 2, dhAlnGlut1.1, whole genome shotgun sequence DNA contains the following:
- the LOC133859424 gene encoding uncharacterized protein LOC133859424, with product MVDETEEERQLKQRIAKILDETRTSYATHNRKLKELSDVRSRSSCPARFFSAFSKTLIPLFGFQRRVTSTERVVRFVSVFAGARDSDHASDCDVFLEEFLRFLLVAAAAANRTARFRACQIVSEIIMRLPDDVEVSNEIWDEVIECMILRVRDKVPVIRTFAVRALSRFANDGENSDILDLFLEVLPLEQNAEVRKTIVLSLPPSNVTAQVIVDCTVDVSESVRKTAYCVLANKFPLQSLSIKLRTIILQRGLADRSPAVSKECIKLVKDEWLIKCCNGDPVELLKYLDVETYELVGNAVMGALLKAGLVNLNDGESIRQYVSSKVDGLEGDSVDCIPSIQLMEAEVALYWKTVCRHLETEAQAKGSDAAATMGTEATVYAAEASDSNDLLERILPATVSDYVDLVKAHIDAGPNYRFASRQLLLLGAMLDFSDATIRKVASAFVQELLHKPLEHEVDDDGNMVVIGDGISLGGDKEWAGSVSGLANKVHAANGEFEEIILGVVEELARPCRERTADAMQWMHTLAVTSLFLENAKPFHLLQGQAIEPAELLKSLLLPGTKHVHLDVQRIAVRGLGLFGLLERKPSEEIVKQLRISFVNGPTPISVVACKALFDLGMWHGPQEVDRALGGDFSSKVQDNKQAFSPVNFSDIDESSNVQMLDLLYAGIDKDDWDNSLASDEYESVKAILGEGFAKILLQSENYPSIPASLHPSLLAKLINLYFSNETKDLQRFKQCLSVFFEHYPSLSAIHKQCLSKSFIPVIRSMWPGINGNAGGSTLMVSNMRKRAIQASRFMLQMMQAPLYEKETARVEENGRRELPEEQDGSLEPPLECGQEGLAIRIAVEVASFHMKKTAAEKAYVSALCRVLVLLHFRLSEEGAIKLMRRLLNHVAESVSAEKDLVKELKRMADRLKAVDRQPDQELLLDQANLILGRLDLEFNLDSVGSVAIPQTPVPRSTRPPRSRRRVKLEDASSDEEVSPTSVVPSIPSTLGMRSQRASKTAALTKMIASSSIKIDENDDEEEEGSEVTSEEDSEESDQYSECVG from the exons atggTGGATGAGACAGAGGAAGAGAGGCAATTGAAGCAGAGAATAGCGAAAATCCTGGACGAGACGCGGACCTCCTACGCTACGCACAACAGGAAACTCAAGGAACTCTCGGACGTCCGATCCAGATCGTCGTGCCCGGCCCGATTCTTCTCCGCCTTCTCCAAAACCCTAATCCCCCTCTTCGGCTTTCAGCGGCGCGTTACCTCCACTGAGCGCGTGGTCCGATTCGTCTCCGTCTTCGCCGGTGCCCGAGACTCCGACCATGCCTCCGATTGCGACGTTTTCCTGGAGGAGTTCCTCAGGTTCCTTCTGGTCGCTGCCGCGGCGGCCAACAGGACCGCGAGGTTTCGAGCGTGCCAGATTGTTTCGGAG ATCATCATGCGGTTGCCAGATGATGTGGAAGTGAGCAATGAAATCTGGGATGAGGTGATAGAATGCATGATCCTGCGAGTAAGGGACAAGGTCCCTGTAATCCGTACATTTGCAGTCAGGGCTCTATCACGCTTTGCAAATGATGGTGAGAACAGTGATATcctagatttatttcttgaggtGCTTCCCCTAGAACAGAATGCG GAGGTTCGCAAGACAATAGTGCTATCATTGCCTCCTTCCAATGTAACGGCGCAAGTAATTGTTGATTGCACTGTGGATGTGAGCGAGTCAGTGCGCAAGACAGCATACTGCGTTCTTGCTAATAAATTTCCTCTTCAAAGCCTAAG caTCAAGCTCAGAACAATAATTCTTCAGAGAGGACTAGCTGATCGTTCTCCAGCTGTCTCAAAGGAGTGTATTAAGTTAGTGAAAGATGAGTGGCTTATTAAGTGCTGCAATGGAGATCCTGTAGAGCTTCTCAAGTATCTTGATGTTGAAACCTATGAATTGGTTGGGAATGCTGTGATGGGGGCTTTACTAAAAGCTGGGTTAGTGAATCTAAATGATGGTGAAAGTATTCGGCAATATGTATCGTCAAAAGTTGACGGACTGGAAG GTGACTCGGTGGATTGCATCCCAAGCATCCAGCTAATGGAAGCAGAGGTTGCTCTTTATTGGAAAACTGTATGCAGGCACTTGGAGACTGAAGCACAA GCAAAAGGCTCTGATGCTGCTGCTACCATGGGCACTGAAGCAACAGTTTATGCAGCAGAAGCTTCAGACAGTAATGACCTTCTAGAGAGAATTCTTCCTGCAACAGTATCTGATTATGTAGATTTGGTGAAAGCTCATATTGATGCTG GACCAAATTATCGCTTTGCATCTCGACAGCTACTATTACTTGGTGCAATGCTTGATTTTTCTGATGCCACAATCAGGAAGGTTGCTAGTGCATTTGTGCAGGAACTGCTGCACAAGCCTCTTGAGCACGAAGTGGATGATGATGGGAACATGGTTGTCATAGGAGATGGAATAAGTCTTGGTGGAGACAAAGAATGGGCTGGTTCAGTGTCTGGGCTGGCAAATAAAGTCCATGCTGCTAATGGTGAATTTGAGGAAATTATTCTTGGGGTTGTAGAAGAGCTTGCGAGGCCTTGCAGAGAGAGAACAGCAGATGCTATGCAGTGGATGCACACTCTTGCAGTGACAAGCCTTTTCTTGGAAAATGCAAAACCATTCCATTTGTTGCAAGGACAGGCTATTGAACCTGCTGAACTACTGAAATCTTTATTGCTTCCAGGG ACAAAACATGTTCACTTGGATGTGCAGAGGATAGCTGTCAGGGGTCTTGGGCTTTTTGGCTTGTTAGAGAGGAAGCCAAGTGAGGAAATAGTAAAGCAATTGAGGATTTCTTTTGTTAATGGTCCCACTCCAATTAGTGTAGTGGCCTGTAAGGCATTATTTGATCTTGGGATGTGGCATGGCCCTCAGGAAGTTGACAGGGCCTTGGGTGGGGACTTCTCATCAAAAGTCCAAGATAATAAGCAGGCTTTTAGTCCTGTAAACTTTTCCGATATAGATGAAAGTTCGAATGTTCAAATGCTTGATCTCTTATATGCTGGAATTGACAAAGATGACTGGGACAACTCTTTAGCAAGTGATGAATATGAGTCCGTAAAAGCTATTCTTGGGGAGGGATTTGCAAAGATTCTTCTTCAAAGTGAGAACTATCCCAGCATACCAGCTTCTTTACATCCCTCTCTCTTGGCTAAGCTCATTAACTTGTATTTCAGCAATGAAACAAAAGACCTGCAGAG GTTTAAGCAGTGTTTATCTGTGTTCTTTGAGCATTACCCTTCCCTCTCCGCTATTCACAAG CAATGTTTATCCAAGTCTTTCATTCCTGTCATACGTTCAATGTGGCCAGGCATCAATGGCAATGCAGGGGGTTCTACACTTATGGTGTCTAATATGCGTAAGCGTGCAATCCAAGCATCACGTTTTATGCTGCAGATGATGCAGGCTCCATTATATGAAAAGGAAACTGCAAGAGTGGAAGAAAATGGGAGAAGGGAACTACCAGAGGAACAAGATGGTTCTCTAGAACCTCCACTTGAGTGTGGCCAAGAGGGACTTGCAATTCGCATTGCTGTAGAG GTGGCAAGCTTCCATATGAAGAAGACAGCTGCTGAGAAGGCATATGTTTCGGCACTATGTAGAGTACTTGTCTTGCTCCATTTTCGGTTATCAGAAGAAGGGGCAATAAAGTTAATGAGGAGGCTCCTAAATCATGTAGCTGAATCTGTCTCGGCAGAGAAGGATCTTGTGAAGGAACTGAAGCGGATGGCTGATCGTCTTAAGGCAGTAGATAGACAACCAGATCAGGAGTTGTTGCTAGATCAAGCTAATCTTATTTtgg GGAGGTTAGATCTAGAGTTTAATCTGGACAGTGTTGGCTCTGTTGCTATTCCACAAACACCAGTCCCACGCTCAACCAGACCACCCCGTTCCAGGAGACGGGTGAAGCTTGAAGATGCCTCATCTGACGAAGAAGTTTCACCCACTTCAGTTGTTCCCAGCATTCCTAGCACACTAGGCATGCGGTCGCAGAGGGCGAGTAAAACTGCAGCACTGACCAAGATGATTGCCAGTAGCTCCATCAAGATTGATGAAAATgatgatgaagaggaagaagggtCCGAGGTGACATCTGAGGAAGATTCTGAAGAATCTGATCAGTATTCTGAATGTGTGGGTTGA
- the LOC133861406 gene encoding uncharacterized protein LOC133861406 isoform X2, with the protein MSLSEEQRFCLFQTSTSDDYDDDDDDDNDYEDLPSDADLHCVAFDISHMPGEKRLGISLAWEQKYKVDCSYVITDCLLLPEIEQEELLEAN; encoded by the exons ATGTCTCTTTCAg AGGAGCAGAGATTCTGCCTCTTCCAAACTTCAACGTCTGAtgattatgatgatgatgatgatgatgataatgattATGAAGATCTTCCATCGGATGCTGATCTTCACTGCGTTGCATTTGATATTTCTCATATGCCCGGGGAGAAGAGATTGGGCATATCGCTTGCCTGGGAACAAAAATATAAGGTGGACTGCTCCTATGTGATAACTGATTGCCTTTTACT GCCTGAAATCGAGCAAGAGGAACTGCTAGAAGCAAATTAA
- the LOC133861406 gene encoding uncharacterized protein LOC133861406 isoform X1, translated as MDGHLVVGEDYVSQRKYLCRPNLLCPCSYNFVFCVPVEDYGKNVVPGEIRDQRKYTKWFTISIHADGPGELYTREKPLTSFWDGKLYDVRGFAALGSHVYDFSGPTFPNSLDVTHHGGCSLDPVCPMICPRSRLRNLVIDGKIYVFSGHREHYLSKEDIPPYAGWGEVFDPENGQWEALPDPPYVSSFTIMYAALENPNRILVGFHVPDTHYCAMLYTYNVQNRSWKILSPEPKLLPSKYSVMSRQRTVTVHNTLYWVSRIYEKIFLIAYDLDLDMWFEESLMGLGLFGHTSPFLFHLEEQRFCLFQTSTSDDYDDDDDDDNDYEDLPSDADLHCVAFDISHMPGEKRLGISLAWEQKYKVDCSYVITDCLLLPEIEQEELLEAN; from the exons ATGGACGGACACCTCGTCGTTGGGGAAGACTATGTATCCCAACGTAAATATCTTTGTCGTCCTAATTTGTTATGTCCTTGTTCTTACAACTTCGTCTTCTGTGTGCCTGTGGAAGACTATGGAAAAAACGTCGTCCCCGGTGAGATTAGAGATCAAAGGAAGTATACGAAGTGGTTTACCATCAGTATTCATGCGGACGGTCCTGGCGAGTTATACACTAGGGAAAAACCGCTCACTTCGTTTTGGGACGGCAAACTTTACGACGTCAGGGGCTTTGCAGCCCTAGGCTCCCACGTCTACGATTTTAGTGGGCCGACGTTCCCTAACTCATTAGACGTTACCCACCATGGCGGTTGCAGCCTCGACCCTGTTTGTCCGATGATTTGTCCCAGATCCCGCTTGCGCAATTTGGTTATAGACGGAaagatttatgttttttctgGTCACCGAGAACATTATTTATCGAAAGAAGATATTCCGCCTTACGCCGGATGGGGTGAGGTTTTTGATCCTGAAAATGGACAATGGGAAGCCTTACCTGATCCTCCATATGTTTCGAGTTTTACAATCATGTATGCAGCGCTTGAGAATCCAAACAGGATTCTGGTGGGTTTCCATGTTCCGGATACACACTATTGTGCAATGCTTTATACATATAATGTACAAAATCGATCTTGGAAAATTCTTTCACCTGAGCCCAAGCTGCTCCCCTCTAAGTATTCTGTAATGTCTCGTCAAAGGACGGTAACCGTACATAATACTTTATATTGGGTCTCTCGCATATATGAGAAGATATTCTTGATTGCCTATGATTTAGACTTGGATATGTGGTTTGAAGAGAGTCTTATGGGTCTCGGACTTTTCGGGCACacatctccttttcttttccatttagAGGAGCAGAGATTCTGCCTCTTCCAAACTTCAACGTCTGAtgattatgatgatgatgatgatgatgataatgattATGAAGATCTTCCATCGGATGCTGATCTTCACTGCGTTGCATTTGATATTTCTCATATGCCCGGGGAGAAGAGATTGGGCATATCGCTTGCCTGGGAACAAAAATATAAGGTGGACTGCTCCTATGTGATAACTGATTGCCTTTTACT GCCTGAAATCGAGCAAGAGGAACTGCTAGAAGCAAATTAA